The nucleotide sequence ACACGAATTGCCTTTATAGGGCTTGTTTTTGCTTGCGTCGCCGCAATTGTAGCTACGTGCACCTACTTCGCTCCCCCACCTGCGCCTCCGCCTCAAACCCGAGATGGCCAAGTGACAATGACACTCGGCACAACCTCCTACATGTACCCCAAAGAAGGGGTGCTGCCCATGACAGCCCCGCCACGCTACCCATCAACCGAGAATACTCAACATTGTGACGAATGGTACGATTGGGCGGTAGCAAACTCAGCCGCCATGATCGGTAATTCCGTGGAAATTGAAGTCAATGCCAACGTCACGTCGCCGATCACGGTGAAAAATATTGCAATTCGGACAATATCGAAAGCTCGACTAGCCGGCAATGACCGCATTAAATGCCAATATGGCGCCGGAGGCGAACTGGGAACGAACGTCAAGGTCGATCTGGATTCGCCCGCGCCAAGGCTTCCAATGGATATTGACGCCGATGGTGAGCCGGAGACCACGATACCCGGCGGCGTCGTTGTCGTGGAGACCGCGCAGACAGGATACATCACCGTATACTACTCCGGCGAACCCGACCAAGTGTACGGGTCAGTAGTATCCGTAACATACTCAGAGAACGGAATCGAGAAAACGAATACCTTTGGCTCGGCCAACTCGCCAATCTATCTGGCCACCCAGGCGGAATCAGTATCGCCAAACGAAAAACAATTCGACTGGGATTTCTGCGTTAACACCTGGAGGTCAGCGCCGAGTTTTGATTCACTCGTCGGCACCATACCCTGCCGTGGACATTAGAAGTACAGACCAATTCATTTAACTCATCAGAGTCTGACGATTACGGCCCTGCCTACGTCAGACTTGTGGGTCCCGAAAACGGGGTCACATACCGCTTTCACGCTGCAGTGCCGTCCCAGCGCGCTCATTCCCCTCGACCAGACACGCACCGGCGGGCTGGTGACCCTGCTCGGCGCTACGTCGGCGTTTTCATCGTCGAGACCGGCGGTAGGGTCTTCCTGGTGGATGAGTTCGCGCTAGGGCGCCTGACCGACTCGACATCGAAGAGCTCTGCAAGGACCTCTTCGAGATCGTTCTCGACTGTCCACTGGCCCGCTGAGGCTGTCAACTACGTGCTCAATGAGATCACCGGCGTCGAAACACCTGAACCGCGCAAGCTACGCCGCGCGATCAACATGCTACGAGGAAACTGTCAAAACTCGTCGTCGGCGATGCGGCAGCCCAGCACACCACTATCCTGGGGATGCCCAGTTTCGGTCCGGCTGCGGGAAGGTCGAGTTTCAACGACTGATCCACAAACTGCCCGTTCACTCGCTCATGTAGCTGAAGAGCGGCTGCAAGGTAGTCCCACAGACCGAGGAGCTCGGACTCCGTCTGCTCCACTCCGACCTTCGCGCGCCACCCCGAGGCGCCGGTGCGATGCCAGACAGCCGAAGACCTTCCACCGCAAGATCAGATGGTCGCGGTGGCTACGTCGCTGCGGAATAGTCTGGGCATGCGCAACCGAAACTTTCGAAGCACGCTCGAGCAACGCATCGCACAGCACGTCCGACGGGGGAGCCGATAGCGCTGGCGTCCGCGTCGGCAGCGGCGATTACCCGGGTCCTGCTCAAACGCGTTACTTCGCAGCCCGGGCGAACACCACTGTTCCACATGCGTGATACGCAGATCACCGGTGCGCTCGAACTACAGCATACGTCCCTCGGAATCCCACTCCTGTTCGAGAACTGCACCTTCGACGAGCCGGTGACTATTCGGGAGAGCGAGGTGAAGGTGCTGGAGTTCCGCTCGTGCACCCTGCCGGCCTTCAAAGGCCAGGCTCTGCGGGTGGCTGGTGACCTTGCCCCCACCGACACCCACATTTGGGTCGATCGAACTTTTCGGCGCGCAGATCGGTGGCCAGCTCTGGCTCACCGACTCACACGTGGAGAGCCCGAACTCGGACTCCTACGCCATCAAAGCGCCGAGCATCCACGTCACGGGGGGTTTCTACGCCAGGCGACTTACTGCTATCGGTGGCGTCAACCTCTGGGGCGCCGACATCGGCGCGAGTCTAGATCTCCACGGCTCCACTCTTTCAACCACCGACCACCCGGCGCTTCGTACGCATGCGCTCGCCGCGCGCCTGGACGTCAACATCACGAACTGTCGGATCGAAGGGGGGATCGACCTGTTCGGTGCACGGGTCGGCGGCCAGCTCTGGCTTGAGGCAGAGATGCCAGCCGCCGTCTTACAGATGCGTTCGGCACAGCGGCGACCGCTCAGGCATGTGTGATTCTAGGCGGCAAGTCTGTTGTCGTGATCGAGGCCGGGCACTGGCTGGGCTTTCGCCGCGCACACCGCGAGTTTCGGCGCTAACCGTGCTGGTCAACGACGTCGAACGAGCAGCCGGCCGAGTAGATCGTGATCAAGGGCGATAAGGCCGTGGTAAGTCACCAATCCATAGCAGGTACGACGTTGGGCAAGACAGGAAGGCAGCGGACCCACCCGAGTGAGCTCTCTCATGCGGCTACTCGATGCGACACTCGGAATTAGCCTCAACTGCCGCGATGGCTGGTGACTACAGCAGTCGTCATCGCGCCAAGTCCAGGCGTGTGGATAGTGAGCAGCTCCCCCCTCGGACACATGATCAAGCCCCTGAACAGGGGCTTTTTTCTTTGCCTGCTTGCTTCGAGGCGTAATACGCAGGTCAGCGTTGTGGGGGCTCAAGTCCCTCTCTGACATGCTCGCCGTTCGTCAGGTTCCTGCGGAGAGACCTTGTCTACGTCGACCTGGCACGCCAGCCTAGCCGACCCCTACCATCGAATGCAGGTAGAGGCAAGGCCGATCGCCGAAGCAGGCGCTGACACCCACCGAGGTCGATCCTCACTGTGCCGACGTCTTGTTCACGACCGTGAAGACTAGATTGAGCACGGCAACCGGGACGAAGATGAAGAACCACCACTTCAAACTCTTCAAGCACGCCCCCCTCAGCCAGTTTGAGCTTCGGCTGCAGATGCCAGAACTCGTTGCCGCCCACGCCAAGACGAACCCCAACGTCGCGAGGTACTGAAGAACTGTTTGCGCCGTACCGTCCAGCAAGACCGCAACCGCCGTTAGCGCGATCGCAGCGATGAACGCAACCATTGCGAACCTGGTCGCAGCGACGACCCGCTCAAGGCCCTCTGCGACGTCGGTGCGCGTGGAACCAATCCCTCGCTCTACTTGGCGGTCATCAACGGGTTCTTTGAGGCGGGCTTGCCTGATCCGGCGCCATGCGGCCGCCGCCGCAGCCGGCAACTGCTGAAGTACAGATAGCGGCGGACGAGGGTATCCGCGCTGGTATAGCAGCGTTGCCCCGGCCGGTCGCAGCCTCAGCATTCCCACCCCATGTTCGGGACGATCGATGATCACGTTGCCCTGGCCGAAGGTCTGCCATCGTCGGATGTTCGGATTCACCGAGTGTCCAAACCGGTAGCTTCGCCGGCTGTTGTGATGCCTGCACCGGGACCACTCGCCCGGCACCCAGTTCCGACATTCCCACCCACGGCTGGTCTTGGGGTAAGCGCAGTGCACCAGCCAGCGCCCCCGTAAGAACCAGACGACAATCGAGATCGCCGCTACGTAGATCGGGAACAAAAGGCCGATCCACAACGGCCAAGGCACGGCGGACACGGACCCGAGCTGGTTCGACACCCACTGCAAGGTCGATGGCAACAGCGACAGATAGTCGTTCAACTCGCCCTCCCCGGCGGCGCAACACTAAGGTCGACTACTAGCTGTACTTGACCAATCGCGCTTCGGAAATCCGCCAGCAGAAGAACTGTAAGTCATCAGTTGCGCACGTGACGTAGTCGCCGTGATTGCGGTCGTAACTCTGGTGACTGGCGGGGCGAGCTGTGGTCATGTGGGTGACAACGGGTAACTGATCGATCCCACATCGCCTGAGTTTCGAGCCGGAGCCGCCAGCCCGGACCTCACTGCAGCGGCGGCATCAGTCTGAGGACCGCAGCCGGGCGCACAGTAATCCACTCTGACGGGCCACGGCCAGATAACGACGGACCACCACGTTTGTTCGACTCGCACGACGTCGACGCCACTGACCAGCCGAGAGTCCCGCTCAGCGAACATCCACCACATCTATGGCGCATACACAGGTCAGCTCCATGACATGCAGGCACCGAACCCACCAGCTCGCGCTGCGCTTGCGCACTCAACAACGTTGTCACGCTACATGAACCTGACTGTCTAGCTCAGCCAGCCTGCCTCGGGTAACTACATTCTGCGGACCGACATTATTCAGCGGCAATACCAACTCGCGAACTGGCCACCGGGGAACGCCCGTGAGTTCCCCTGTTGAACTTTTGGTTCAGAACGTTCGGTGTACGTTGTCAGGCAGGTCATCCATTGGCCAAGCTCGCACCGAAAGGCGGGCAGCAAGCGTCTCGAAGAAGCGCTGTTCCCGCCAGAGACCGCGGTTACCAATGACGTAAATCCGTCGTTTCGCCCGGGACACCGCGACATTGAGCAGGTTCGGTGTTTCCGCTGCCCACTCTCGAGCTCGAACCTTACGTGGCGCACTGCCCAGAACGAGGATGATCACGTTCGACTCCTGGCCCTGTACGGTGTGTACCGTACCGACGTTTTCTCTGGCAAACGTCCAGCCGAGTCGGTTGCTGGAGACCCCCGTGGCTCCCCGGACTGTGTCACGGAACGGGCTGATCACACGGATCTCCTCGGGAGCAATGCCATCCCGTTTCAGCTCGTCGAGCAAGTGGGCTAATGCTTTGCCCTCTTCAGGCACCCAGTTGTCAGACGATGGGCCGCGCACATCGATCCATGCACTGTGGCCGGGATAGTCACCCTTGACCTGGGTTCCGTAGATCATTAGGTCGCCACCGTAGGCTATATCGTTCGAGATGCCGAACATCAATCGTTCGCAGCGTCGATGCACCCGTAGTGGCGCGCCAACCCATACCCGACCGTTGCCATCCGGTTCCGGAAGCGACGTGCCGAACCGAGCCGAACGATCGGCAAGCCGCTGTACCGAGGCGTTTTCCGGCGTCCACTGCTCGTCGACGCGATGGTTGCGCCTCAACGCGTGCTGCGCGGACAGGGGCAATGGCACAATCGGCTTCAGCTGCTGCGGGTCTCCGACGATCACGCTGCGTCGAGCACGCCAGATCCCACCGAGTGCCTGTTGCGGCGTTGCCTGACCGGCCTCATCGATGAACAACCATCCGAACGTTTCACGCTCAAGACCGCGAAACAGGTGCGGCAGCGAGGCAAAGGTGGTGGAAACAACCGGAACAACGAGGAAGAAGGATTGCCATACCATGCGCAGTGTCTCAGCCGGCATGCGCAGACCTTCGCGCAACATCGCCATGGCGACGTCGAGGTTGTCCTTCAGCCGGGGCTCCGCACCGAGGATAAAGGTCTTGTGCAGACGGAGCGCCTCAAGGAACAGACGATTGCGAGCCTCGGTGTACGCGGCGTCAGCCCACGGCGTGCAGAGTTGGAACTCTTCATCTGTGGCGAAATCCGCCCGATACGGAAGGCGCTCCGGCCACCGCGCGCGGGCCTGCGCAAGCTGGTTTTCCAACGCGGCGATTTCATGCAGGGTCTTCTGCAGCCTGACCTCGTGCCGCCGCTGCGCGGTGCTGGCCTCCCCCACCGCAGCCCTATGGATGGCCACTGTCGATCGGACGGCCTCGACAGCCGCCTTCGCGTCATCGAGTGCTCTGTCGAGTTTACGGCGTTTCGTGTCCCACTCACGTCCAGCACGAAAGAAAGTAGAGAGGGACACCCAGAAGTTGGGTTGGCGCGCCGCGTGCTCGTCGCATGCTTCGCCGGCATCCGCGGCCTTCTTCTCCACAACTACCAGCTTGGCGTTCGCTTCGGCGAGGGCTGCGGTGTGGTGTGCGGTTGCCGTGCGTGCCGCGTCGACAGTGGCTCGTAAATCGACGAGTCCTGCCTTGCGAGGGACGAGTCGATCAATCACATCAGCGGCCTGCTGCCGCTGGGCTGTTAACTCGTCGACCTCGGCACGCACCTGCTTGAACCGACGCACAGATTCTGCCCAGATGTCCGCGGTCAGCGGGCGCGCGGCCGCGTCTTCGAGGATCTCTTTCATGCCCTTAATCGGCGCCGGCTGCTCCGGCGCTGAAGCGCTGCCCCCACCAGCCTGGTCACCCCACCAGAAACGCTTGACAAACGTACCGCGGTTGCTCCGTTTCCCGAGCTTGGCCGCGATCAACCCCCACGCTTCTGCCCCGAGCACATTGCTGGCCAGCTCGGTGAAGTAGTCGGCTCCGCAAGCCGCGTCCTCTGCTCCACGCACCGCATCAATTCCAGGGATCTCCATGGTGATGTTGGCCGCTGCCTTGTTGCCCGCGGTCGCGACCACGATTTCGGAACCGGTCAGCTCTGGTCGAAGCCAGTGCACAGTCGCGGTGTACTTCGGCCTCAACGGGACTCGATCGGTCCGCTCGGCGAATGCATCGGTCGGATGCGCCACCCGTAGGTCGACGATGCGCTGGGCACGGTCGACGACAACGGCGGCCACCACGTCGCGCAACATGGTCGTCTTGCCGGTGCCGGGTGGTCCGTTCACCGCGAAAACTCCGGACGCCGAGGCGAACTCGCCCATGATCTCGTTGACCGCGAACTGCTGACTCACCGCCAAGGGCCTATCGATCGCGGTCGGCCACCGTCCTCCGGGAATGTGCTTCGGCGCGACCTTGCCCACGACAGTCTCGGGGAACGAGCGCACATCGATCCGATTGCCGACCGGAATGGAGGCTGTGTCGGCCAGGTAAGAGTCGATCCCGGGACCGACATCACCGTCCCGCACCGCGGCCTCTATACGGAGTAGGTCATCGGAGATGAAGCTGTTCAGGAAGTTCTGTTCTGACGCCTCGTCCGCGGTGCGTTGGTGGACCTGAACGCACTTCACCCGTACCCCTTCGACCTTGAGCAGGTCAGTCACGTCCAACGCTGCACCGAGCCGCGACACGAAAGCATGCACGAGCTGCGGTGTCATCAGCGGCGGTTCGGATAGTGGCGGCTCGGTAGTCTGCTGGTCAGAAGTGGCTCCCGTGGCTGCGGTTGCCGATTCGGGCTTCGGTGCCGGCGGGGTAAGCAGCTTCTCCACGAACGTGCCAGCCGCCGCCCCAGCGATACCGCCGATGAGCGGGCCGGCCACGGTGGTCAGAGCGGCTGCCGTCGTGACCTTGACTGCGTCACCAGTCGCCTTCGCCCCAGTCGTCACCGCATCGGCGGCCGCGCCTTTGAGCTGGCCAAGCACTGCTTTACCAGCCTTGGCCGCAAACCCGTTACCCCTCGAGCCGGACCGAACCGGCTTGGGCGGAGCAAGTCGATTGAGCGCTGCGACGAACGCCTTCTCCTCGGTTTTGAATCCCTCCAGCCAGCCTGGTGCGTCCGGTCCAGGCTTTTGGAGCCTGCTGATCGCCCATGCGCAAGCGGACAAGCAAGGTGAGTCCTCGACCAAGTAGCCTTCGGCGTCGAGGGTGAACGCGAACATCGCTGTATCCGAGTCGTCGCGTTCTACGAATTCGTTGTTCTCGCGACCGAAAACCGCGGCTAACGCCTCACGCGCAGCGGGCAAGCCATAGATTCCGCCGTACACGCTGAACTGCCATACTTTACCCTTGGGCAACGCAGCTTTGGCGATCCAATGCCGCTGATCCCAAGGAGCAATATCGTCGGCTGCCAGGTCCAGTACGATTTCGTCCGCGCCCTGACGTCGGTTCCGTGTCGGGCGCGGCGCGCTCTGCGGACTGAACGTTTCCACTGCCCGCCAAAACCGCACCACTTGCGCGGCGCGTGGATCTCCAGCCATCGATGTCCCCCGCAGCATTCTTTGCTCGAAAAGAAGCAGCCGACACGTTACCGCGCCGAGTACTGCCACCGTCGTCAGGGCGAGATCCCGCCACGCCCACTTGGAAAGCTCCCACCAGACGTCGTGTCCCCACTTTGATCGTCATCCCTCTAAACTCGTGCTCGTGACGATCGATGATCAGCCGCCTGGCGTGCTACTGCAGCCTCGCGGACGTTTGGCTACTGCACGCCGCCACTACGAGCGGTCAGTGCGTCGAGGCATCAGTCTCGCCGAGTACGCCGGATCGTTGAAAGCCCATCTCGAGACCCTTGCCGAGCTGTACCCGGATGGTGACGCGAGGCTGTGGGGCGCAACGCCCACCGAGAGCACTGGCAACGAGAAGTTTCAGGCGCTGCGGGACAGGCGTGTAGGAGACACTGTCCTGTTCTATGCCGACAAGGCCTTCTACGCGAGTGCATCGATCGCGCATCTGTTCCGCGACCCCGCCGCCGCGCGTGCGATCTGGGGCGCCGAACTGAGCGAGGGACGCGAGGTGACGTGGGAGCACATGATGGCCCTGGCTGACGTGCAGCCGCTCGATCCGCCGGTCCCCGCGGAAGAGCTGGGGGTGCCGGTTCCGCTGCGAGGCATGCGTCTGGCCGAGTCCAGCCAGGCCGCAACCATCCATGCTTTGCTGGACGGTCGAACACATAGCGCCAAGCCTTCATCCACATGGTTGAAGCAGGAAAGCTTGACACGGCGAGAGTTCGTCACTCAGCTCACGACGCTGGGAGCCTCGCGGTGGTCAGACGCTTTAACCGTATTGTGGATGATCGGCAAGCGAGCAGACTGCGGACTGCGCCGGGCGATTTGGCCGGAGTTTCGCGATGCGCTCGGGCCACTACTGGTCAAGGTCGGCTCGTCCGAGCCGCCTGAACAGCCCGTCCTGTCACTACGTTCCACGACCTTCTGGGAGGTCGACGGATTCGACCCACAGCGTAACGCGTTCGGCGAGGACGCTGCGGCAGGCTTCACGGTCGCAGCGAATAAGCTGCTCAACTCGACCAACGCACAAGGCGAAGTCATCGCCGTGACGATGCGGCAGCTGCCCGATGAAACCGACAGGGTCGAGCTTCTTGAGACCGTAGGTTTGGCCGGATTCGCGAGCGCAAGCGGGCAACCGGTCGAACGGGTCGAAGGCCGGGGTCTGCGCATGCGGCGAGATGCCGAGCTTGCCAAACGAGTCAAGTCTGTTCACGAGGACACCTGCCAGGTCTGCGACGTGCAGCTAGAGACCAGGGACGGTTTCCGAAGCGAAGCGGCCCACATCCGTGGCCTCGGCGCACCACATGACGGACCCGACGAAATTGAGAACCTTCTATGCCTTTGTCCGAATCATCACGCACAGTTCGACGGGTTCGCGATCTACGTCGACGAGGAGTGGAACGTTCGTCGAACCCGCAACCGTGAGTTGATCGCTCCGCTTCGGCGCGAGGCCGGCCACACCATCGACGACGTCCACGTGGCTTACCATCGCGCTCTGTGCGGCCGCGAAATCTGATCTCGACGAGAGAACTACGACGCGAATCGCTTGCAGCAACTGGTCGAAGCAACCAAGGATCCCGACGTGACGTATGGTGCCCAAGTGAACGACCGCGACATCCGGGCCGCGCTACGTGTCCACCTTGAGTCAACCACGGAACGCGGCGCGATCATCCGCGATGAGCTGGGCTTATGCCTCGGAGATACCCGTGTCGACATCGCGGTCATCGGAGGAACCTTGGCGGGGTTCGAGATCAAGAGCGACCGCGACAGGTTAGACCGACTACCAGGCCAAATCGACCGCTACAGCCGCGTGCTTGACTTCGCGACTCTCGTTTGCGGACCACGTCACCAGACCAAGGCATCGACCTTGCTGCCCAGCTGGTGGGGTATTTGGGTGGCGGAGGAGCAGGACGGCGCGATCACCTTCCAGCCGATGCGTGATGCGTCGCGCAACCCAGCCCCTGACCCCTATACCGTCGCGCAGCTGCTGTGGCGCGACGAGGCTATGGCCGCGCTACGCGAACGTGACCTTCACCGAGGCATGTCCTCCGCGACCCGCTTCCGACTGTGGGAACGCATGGCAGACACGATGTCGATCACGGACATTCAGCAGACGGTGCACGCAGCGATCATGGCGCGCCCAGACTGGCAAGTCTGCTCGTGACGTATTCGAGGTGATGGCTTGTCCCATATGCCCGCCATTTCTGGGGGTTTCCAGGGCCTATCTCCTCAGCGACGACCTTGGCGATGCTTGCGTCACCCCAGCTGAGCTCTGCGCCGCCGAATTCCGGCAGCTCAGAGACAACCCGGCAAACCTCACGGTACTGCTCATTCCCCCGAGGATCCTTCTTCGTGCCTCGCAGGACCATCCAGTGACCATCGACCGCGTAGCGGATATTCGGCGAGGGTGTGGCAGGAGCGGGCGGAGTATGGGGCGGATACCCCACGCCGTAGTCGCCAAAGATCGGTTGCCGGGCAAAGAACCGCCTCCGCGAGGCTAGCCCGCCCCATAGATCGACCTCTCGCCTGCGCAGTGATGTCAGCACCCACGGGTCTACGTTCGACAGGTCCTTGGGGAAAGCTCCCCCAGCGACTACGACAGAACGCCACCGGTCGAGCCACGGAAGACCTTCGAGATGTTCGATGGCTCGCTCAGCCGCATGTGCGACCACCTGGTCATCCCCAAGCACGCCGAAGTCCAGGACCAAGTCCACTTCTTCAGGCTCGACCAGCAGGTCCGCCACGAGATCTGTCGCCCAGATGGTGAGGTCCCGAGGGTTCTCGTCAAGCTCCGACGCATCGATACGCAGACAACAGCCACGCTTATCGGCAGCAATGGCGGTGCGTAGCACCTCCAGAACCGGTGCTTTGTCGGCGAAGTGGACGACGGGTCTCAATTTGACCTGGTAGCGCCGCGCGTCCGTGAGTAGCTGGTCCCATCGCATCGGTTGACTGTCTGAGCCAAGGCAGTCGAGGTCGACCGCTATCGCCTCTCCTAACGGCCAGTCGGTCCTGAGCTTGTGGACGAACCCTGCGACATCGAGTTCCGTAGTGCCCGACTTGGGTACCGCCTCGATCAGCGGCAGCACTGAGCCCGCCGTACTTCTGGCGATATGGGCGAGCGCCTCGAATTCTCCGCTCCGCCCCTTCAGGATGGGCATGTACAACAACCCCATGGCAACCCCCTACCACTCGGTGCTTCCAGTCGAGTACACAGGGTGCCCACAGTCAATCCACCGTTGTGAGGCAGTTGCGCAAGAGCGTCGCTGAGCCGGCCAAGCCACCGAACGATCACCACAGTGTGTGCACGTCAGAGCGCAACAACTCCCGAAAATAATCACGTTAGAGTGACGATTAGTTGCCTGCAGTAACAGTCCGGGATGGCTGGCGCGACAGCCGAGGTGGGACTACTACCTACCCGGAGCAGGTCGACGATCCCCTGCTGGACGATCGAAACAACCATCCAAAATGCGGGCGACCTCAATGTCGGACATGGGTTCGCTCGACCAGTAGCATGGCGATTCGGCAGGTCACAGAGAGCCACGAGAGAGGACAGGTGTCGGTGTCACAGACGTCTGGGAGGCCGACTCCGAAGCCAACGCCTCCACCCGCGCAGCAACGGTGGTTCCAGGAGCGCCCCTCCCCGTATCCGTGGGAGCAGGACGGCCTTGACCACATCCGGAAGCTGATGCCACGCGCCGAGCCATACCGAGCGTGGGCCACCTTCTCCTTCACCGCTGCCTCCAGCCGTATCAACGAATGCGATCTGCTGATCGCGGTCCCAGGCGGCCTCTACCTGGTCGAGCTCAAAGGACACCCGGGCAACGTCGTCAACAACGGTGAGACCTGGAGCTTCGGTTCGCCGGGCACACATCGAGTGCGCACCATGCGCAATCCCCTGCATTTGACCGATCTGAAGTCGAAGGAGCTCAAAGGCAGGCTGGATTGGGCGGCCAAGCAGCTCGGTATCAGTCTGCGAGTACCGCGAGTCGAGCCGGCGGTGTTCTTGTCGGCTCCGGGCCTGCATTCCGCACTCGACGATGTCCAGAGCACAAGGGTCTATAGCCGCGACGACAACTCGACCGGCCTGCCCTGGATCTGGCGAGATCTGCTCTCCCGACCGCCGCAGCGTGAGTCGCAGCGAGTCACCCCGGAGTTCTCCCGGCAGCTGCCCAAGCTGCTGGCCAAGATCGGCCTGGGTGTCTCGACAGCGCACCTGCGGTTCGGTGACGATTGGACGTTGCAACCGGACCCTCTCGACGCGGGAACCACCTGGGAAGATCGACTCGCCTCACGTAAGGGCCTTGTGCTCGAAGAGGGGCGCGTCCGGATCTACCTCACTTCGCAGCAAGCCACTGAAGAACAGCGTCAGTCGGTGGAGCGCGCCGCACGACGCGAGTACCAGGTGCTCCAGGGCATCACTCATCGCGGCATTGCGCAGGCAGTACAGATCGGCAATCACCAGGGTGGTCCTGCGATCCTCTTTCGTCACCGTGCGACGGATGTCCGATTGGACTCCTACCTCGCGGTCTACAGCGAAACGCTGAGCCCGGAGGTCCGTCTCGATCTGGTGCGGCAACTGGCTGAAGCCATCCGCTATGCGCACAGCAGGTCGCTTTACCACCGCACGCTCGCGGCTCGCTCGATCTACGTCACAGCCAAGGACGACGGTTCGTCGCCGGTGTTGCGGATCATCGACTGGCAGGCCGCCGCACGAGACTTCGACACCACCGGCATGTCGTCAATCGGCAACACCTCGCTACCGGGAGAGCACGTAGGGGACGCCGCGGAGGTCTACCTGGCACCGGAGTTCGACACACCGTTCGCCGACCCAGTGGATCTCGACGTCTTCGGCCTGGGATCGCTGTCTTACCTCATCATTACCGGCCAGCCGCCGGCCACCCGCCGGACCGGCTTGATCGAGCGGTTGACAGCGGAGCGAGGACTGCATCCCTACGCCGTATCAGATTCTGTCTCCGACGCACTCGACGAGCTGATCTTCCACGCCACCCGCACCGATATCGCCGACAGGCTGGACTCGGCGGACGCGTTCCTCGACGGCCTCGACCGGGTCGAGCAGGACTCCCCCGCTCCCGAAGTCGCCACGCCGAGCATCGACCCGTTGACCGCGATGCCCGGGCAAATCCTCGACGGCGACTGGAGTGTCGAGCGAGTGCTGGGCACTGGCGCCACAGCGCGCGCACTGCTGGTGGCCAGGACACTCGAAGACGACCACGGCGAACCACATCAGGAACGCAAGGTCTTCAAGATCGCGCTCGACGAGAACAAGGCAGAGCGGCTCCATGCTGAGGCCGGCGCGCTCGCGCTGGTCGGTGGCGGCGTGGTGATACGGCTGCTGGCCGAACCCCGCATCCTCGGTGGACGGACGGTCCTCGAACTCGAATACGCAGGCGGCGAGGATCTGGCGGGACGTACCCTGGGGGCGCGGCTGCGCGCTGAGGGGCAACTGACCTACCACGAGTTGGAGCGCTTCGGTAACGACCTGCTGACAGCGCTGGATCAGCTGGCCGCCAAGGGCGTGCGACACCGCGACCTGAAACCGGACAATTTCGGAGTCTTCCAACGAGCCGACCGGGTCAAGCAGCTCATGCTGTTCGACTTCTCGCTCGCCAATGTCTCCGAGCGGGACATCAAGGCCGGGACCCGCGGCTACCTCGACCCGTTGCTCGGGACAGTGCGTCGTCCCTCGTTCGACGACCACGCCGAGCGCTACGCCGCTGCCGTCACGCTGCACGAGATGGCCTCCGCGGTCCGGCCGATCTGG is from Amycolatopsis lurida and encodes:
- a CDS encoding DEAD/DEAH box helicase, whose amino-acid sequence is MAVLGAVTCRLLLFEQRMLRGTSMAGDPRAAQVVRFWRAVETFSPQSAPRPTRNRRQGADEIVLDLAADDIAPWDQRHWIAKAALPKGKVWQFSVYGGIYGLPAAREALAAVFGRENNEFVERDDSDTAMFAFTLDAEGYLVEDSPCLSACAWAISRLQKPGPDAPGWLEGFKTEEKAFVAALNRLAPPKPVRSGSRGNGFAAKAGKAVLGQLKGAAADAVTTGAKATGDAVKVTTAAALTTVAGPLIGGIAGAAAGTFVEKLLTPPAPKPESATAATGATSDQQTTEPPLSEPPLMTPQLVHAFVSRLGAALDVTDLLKVEGVRVKCVQVHQRTADEASEQNFLNSFISDDLLRIEAAVRDGDVGPGIDSYLADTASIPVGNRIDVRSFPETVVGKVAPKHIPGGRWPTAIDRPLAVSQQFAVNEIMGEFASASGVFAVNGPPGTGKTTMLRDVVAAVVVDRAQRIVDLRVAHPTDAFAERTDRVPLRPKYTATVHWLRPELTGSEIVVATAGNKAAANITMEIPGIDAVRGAEDAACGADYFTELASNVLGAEAWGLIAAKLGKRSNRGTFVKRFWWGDQAGGGSASAPEQPAPIKGMKEILEDAAARPLTADIWAESVRRFKQVRAEVDELTAQRQQAADVIDRLVPRKAGLVDLRATVDAARTATAHHTAALAEANAKLVVVEKKAADAGEACDEHAARQPNFWVSLSTFFRAGREWDTKRRKLDRALDDAKAAVEAVRSTVAIHRAAVGEASTAQRRHEVRLQKTLHEIAALENQLAQARARWPERLPYRADFATDEEFQLCTPWADAAYTEARNRLFLEALRLHKTFILGAEPRLKDNLDVAMAMLREGLRMPAETLRMVWQSFFLVVPVVSTTFASLPHLFRGLERETFGWLFIDEAGQATPQQALGGIWRARRSVIVGDPQQLKPIVPLPLSAQHALRRNHRVDEQWTPENASVQRLADRSARFGTSLPEPDGNGRVWVGAPLRVHRRCERLMFGISNDIAYGGDLMIYGTQVKGDYPGHSAWIDVRGPSSDNWVPEEGKALAHLLDELKRDGIAPEEIRVISPFRDTVRGATGVSSNRLGWTFARENVGTVHTVQGQESNVIILVLGSAPRKVRAREWAAETPNLLNVAVSRAKRRIYVIGNRGLWREQRFFETLAARLSVRAWPMDDLPDNVHRTF
- a CDS encoding HNH endonuclease codes for the protein MTIDDQPPGVLLQPRGRLATARRHYERSVRRGISLAEYAGSLKAHLETLAELYPDGDARLWGATPTESTGNEKFQALRDRRVGDTVLFYADKAFYASASIAHLFRDPAAARAIWGAELSEGREVTWEHMMALADVQPLDPPVPAEELGVPVPLRGMRLAESSQAATIHALLDGRTHSAKPSSTWLKQESLTRREFVTQLTTLGASRWSDALTVLWMIGKRADCGLRRAIWPEFRDALGPLLVKVGSSEPPEQPVLSLRSTTFWEVDGFDPQRNAFGEDAAAGFTVAANKLLNSTNAQGEVIAVTMRQLPDETDRVELLETVGLAGFASASGQPVERVEGRGLRMRRDAELAKRVKSVHEDTCQVCDVQLETRDGFRSEAAHIRGLGAPHDGPDEIENLLCLCPNHHAQFDGFAIYVDEEWNVRRTRNRELIAPLRREAGHTIDDVHVAYHRALCGREI
- a CDS encoding sce7726 family protein, with protein sequence MNDRDIRAALRVHLESTTERGAIIRDELGLCLGDTRVDIAVIGGTLAGFEIKSDRDRLDRLPGQIDRYSRVLDFATLVCGPRHQTKASTLLPSWWGIWVAEEQDGAITFQPMRDASRNPAPDPYTVAQLLWRDEAMAALRERDLHRGMSSATRFRLWERMADTMSITDIQQTVHAAIMARPDWQVCS
- a CDS encoding beta family protein, whose protein sequence is MGLLYMPILKGRSGEFEALAHIARSTAGSVLPLIEAVPKSGTTELDVAGFVHKLRTDWPLGEAIAVDLDCLGSDSQPMRWDQLLTDARRYQVKLRPVVHFADKAPVLEVLRTAIAADKRGCCLRIDASELDENPRDLTIWATDLVADLLVEPEEVDLVLDFGVLGDDQVVAHAAERAIEHLEGLPWLDRWRSVVVAGGAFPKDLSNVDPWVLTSLRRREVDLWGGLASRRRFFARQPIFGDYGVGYPPHTPPAPATPSPNIRYAVDGHWMVLRGTKKDPRGNEQYREVCRVVSELPEFGGAELSWGDASIAKVVAEEIGPGNPQKWRAYGTSHHLEYVTSRLASLGAP